A window of the Phaseolus vulgaris cultivar G19833 chromosome 5, P. vulgaris v2.0, whole genome shotgun sequence genome harbors these coding sequences:
- the LOC137835635 gene encoding pentatricopeptide repeat-containing protein At1g08070, chloroplastic-like — protein sequence MISSCIPVSVGANPTRLLSDERTTLSQVRQVHAYIIKTNLVTHVLSVTKLVKVLSQSSVPYDAISVFAHALSCFHDMRGIEFFVPPTLKACGKSCALEEGKQIMGFILKTHLWNDPFVTNSLVRMCLELGMVELARSVFDKMPTRDLISWNSLLSGYLKAGQIDMAREVFERMPQRDLVSCNTMIDGYGKHGLCELAEEVFMDMGVRDVVTWTSMISAFVLNHQPKKGLCLFREMLSLGVRPDAPAVVSVLSAIADLGFVEEGKWIHGYIFSNKILDNYNFIGSALINMYAKCGQIENAYHVFRSICHRRNVGDWNSMISGLAFHGLAPEAIELFQEMERAKLKPDDITFLGLLSACNHGGLMDEGQFYFETMQIKFKIVPKIQHYGCIVDLLGRSGCLEQALEVIHNMPFEPDVLIWKAILCASMKHNNVVLGHTAALRALELAPQDSSCYVLLSNIYAKMGRWDDVSKVRSMMRKRGVRKIPGCSSILMDGKVHQFLVGKAMNVGYNQSVLSKLEEVVSKLKSEGYEPDLNEVFLDIEECEKESQLILHSEKLALAFGLSSIPEGVPIHIVKNLRICSDCHTFMQLVSKIYNRQIIIRDQNRFHHFNKGCCSCRNYW from the coding sequence ATGATATCAAGTTGTATTCCAGTTTCAGTTGGGGCAAACCCAACAAGGTTGTTGTCAGACGAACGCACTACATTGTCCCAAGTGCGCCAAGTTCATGCCTACATCATTAAAACAAACCTCGTCACTCACGTGCTTTCTGTCACCAAACTTGTTAAGGTTCTTTCTCAGAGCAGTGTTCCCTACGACGCCATTTCCGTTTTTGCTCATGCACTCTCTTGCTTCCATGACATGAGGGGAATTGAGTTTTTTGTTCCCCCCACACTCAAAGCTTGTGGCAAGTCGTGTGCATTGGAGGAAGGGAAACAAATAATGGGTTTCATTTTGAAAACCCATTTGTGGAATGATCCGTTTGTCACTAACTCCTTGGTTCGCATGTGTTTGGAGCTTGGCATGGTTGAACTTGCAAGGTCGGTGTTCGATAAAATGCCTACAAGAGACTTGATTTCTTGGAACTCGTTACTTTCAGGGTACTTGAAAGCTGGTCAAATTGACATGGCACGTGAAGTGTTTGAGAGAATGCCTCAAAGGGATCTAGTTTCGTGCAATACCATGATTGATGGGTACGGGAAGCATGGACTGTGCGAGCTTGCTGAGGAGGTTTTTATGGACATGGGTGTCAGGGATGTGGTGACTTGGACGAGTATGATTTCAGCTTTTGTTCTTAATCATCAACCAAAGAAAGGGTTATGTTTGTTCAGAGAAATGTTAAGTTTAGGAGTTAGACCGGATGCTCCTGCTGTTGTCAGTGTCCTTTCAGCCATTGCTGACCTTGGTTTTGTTGAGGAAGGAAAATGGATACACGGTTATATATTTTCTAATAAGATACTtgacaattataattttattggaTCGGCTCTCATAAACATGTATGCTAAATGTGGTCAAATAGAAAATGCCTACCATGTATTTAGAAGCATTTGTCACCGACGAAATGTTGGCGATTGGAATTCTATGATCTctggtttagccttccatggaCTTGCCCCTGAAGCTATTGAGCTTTTTCAGGAAATGGAAAGGGCAAAACTTAAGCCTGATGATATCACTTTCTTGGGGCTTTTAAGTGCTTGCAATCATGGAGGTCTTATGGATGAGGGTCAGTTTTACTTTGAAACCATGCAAATAAAGTTCAAGATAGTCCCTAAAATTCAGCATTACGGATGCATTGTTGACCTTCTTGGGAGATCAGGTTGCTTAGAACAGGCCCTTGAGGTTATACACAATATGCCTTTTGAGCCTGATGTTTTAATTTGGAAGGCCATTCTTTGTGCCAGCATGAAGCACAATAATGTTGTGTTGGGACACACTGCTGCATTGAGAGCCTTAGAGTTGGCTCCACAAGATTCAAGCTGTTATGTTCTTCTCTCAAATATCTATGCCAAAATGGGAAGGTGGGATGACGTGAGTAAAGTCAGATCGATGATGAGAAAAAGGGGAGTGAGAAAAATTCCTGGATGTAGCTCTATTCTGATGGATGGTAAAGTGCATCAATTCCTTGTGGGGAAGGCCATGAATGTGGGGTACAACCAAAGTGTTTTGTCTAAGTTAGAGGAGGTTGTGTCTAAGCTGAAATCAGAGGGATATGAACCTGATCTCAATGAGGTTTTTCTAGATATTGAAGAGTGTGAAAAAGAAAGCCAACTAATTCTTCACAGTGAAAAATTGGCTCTTGCTTTTGGATTGTCAAGTATCCCTGAGGGTGTTCCCATTCATATAGTGAAGAATTTAAGAATTTGTAGTGACTGTCACACGTTCATGCAACTGGTTTCAAAAATCTACAATCGTCAAATTATAATCAGAGATCAAAACCGTTTTCATCATTTTAATAAAGGTTGTTGTTCCTGCAGAAATTATTGGTAA
- the LOC137835637 gene encoding protein CENTRORADIALIS-like yields MAMNMISTDPLVIGRVIGDVVDPFTTTLKITVSYNNKQVYNGHEFFPSSVTTKPKVQIRGGDMRSFFTLVMTDPDVPGPSDPYLREHLHWIVTDIPGTTDTTFGNEVVNYEIPRPNIGIHRFVFLLFKQKCRQAVMKVPSSRDLFNTRSFAEENDLGLPVAAVFFNAQRETAARRR; encoded by the exons ATGGCCATGAATATGATATCAACAGATCCTCTTGTTATTGGAAGGGTGATTGGAGATGTTGTGGATCCTTTCACTACAACTCTGAAAATCACTGTCTCCTACAACAATAAGCAGGTCTACAATGGTCATGAGTTTTTTCCTTCCTCAGTAACCACTAAGCCTAAGGTTCAGATTCGTGGAGGCGACATGAGATCCTTCTTCACTCTT GTCATGACAGATCCAGACGTTCCAGGCCCTAGTGATCCATATCTCAGGGAACACTTGCACTG GATAGTCACAGACATCCCAGGCACAACGGACACCACATTTG GAAATGAGGTGGTGAACTATGAAATTCCAAGGCCAAACATAGGAATCCATAGGTTTGTGTTCCTGCTTTTCAAGCAGAAGTGCAGGCAGGCAGTGATGAAAGTACCAAGTTCCAGGGACCTCTTTAACACGAGGAGCTTTGCAGAGGAGAATGACCTGGGGCTTCCTGTGGCTGCTGTGTTTTTCAATGCTCAAAGGGAAACGGCTGCCAGAAGACGTTGA